The Anabas testudineus chromosome 1, fAnaTes1.2, whole genome shotgun sequence genomic sequence atgccAGTCATTAAGAAAATGCTGGTAAATGTTACCAGACAAAGAACCAACATGtggttcttttgttttgaaatcagttttttaaaaaggttggatcccaaatgaaagaaaagacttTGGTCGCCTCAAAACTGAGATCAGATTCATATGAAATTCATCTCAAGGCCTCTGGTTTCCTGAGAAAACCTGACAAACCTCCAATTTTAAGTTGTTAATctcaatataataaaatgttcacCTTCAGCATTCAGTAACCCTGACACAAAGTAAAAgttaacaaaaacatgaaaaacattaaaaccaaaaaaacgATCAATGTAAATTGTTCAACAGCTTATTTTTAAGGGCTTAGACATAAGACACAATATTTTTTCAAGTAAATCAGAACAAGCAACCAATCAACCAAATAATTTCACGTGTCCTCAAATTTACTTTGTAATTAAGTTAGATTTTCCCCCAAACTTGTAAATGTAGACATGCCTTCGGTTGTAGTTTAAGTTGGGTTTCATGGCCACTGACactagaaacaaaacaaaaacaaaaacaaacaaaaaaaaaagtctgaggAAGAATTTACTGCAACTCTGTTTCCTAAAAATCAAGAGCTGCTGGCTTATGTTGTTACATTCAACTCTCCATTACACTGAATCCATCAATTTGTAGCACAAATAATACTGTCAGCGTGCCAGTGACCACTGGGATATTGTGActgcacacatgaacacatgaagGATGGACCGATcgcttgtttctttctttctttttttttcttttggtacATGAGGAGACCCTTTCCACATGGCTTCCTCTGCACACTGACCATCCTATGTTTTCGATCTTTAGAGATTTTACAGTACACGACTGACACTGAGCTTAACCACTGGATTTAAGAGTTTGGATAATGCCAAAGAACGACTTATTTTAAAAGTAGTCAAGCTCCTGGAGGGAATCTTACAGTGAGTAGGtattttaagtgtttgtgtgtgtatgtgagttcATGGGTGGATCAGTTCATCGAGCAgtcctctccctctgtgtcgGTGTCTGTGTCCGAGCAGACAGCGTCCATGGGGGCATGGGTGGGGCTGACGATGACCGCTCgtctctgctcctcctcagcGCTGGCTCTTCTCTCCTGAGTGCGCTCGATGTGCTGGATGGCCTGAGGGGAGAGGATGACAACAGTGAAGGCCGCAGTAACGACTCTGTCCACTCGGAAACATAAATACTTTGAAATAACAACTTCAGATTAGGATTACTTAGTGCTAAGAACTGGCTCAAGTAACACGCACCTGCACAATAGTGTCCAGGTTCTGTCTCGATGTGGACACAGTGCTGGTGTGGACCGATGGGCTCATGGTCACCACTGTGACATGATGGGGGTGATGGGTTAGTGTTGGGGCAGGGACGATGACGGTGGGGTGGTGGGTTGGAGCAGGTGGAGTTGTTGGAGTCAGCACCTGgaagaaagtaaagtaaaaacaaacgtGCTTTTTTAACATAAGATTTCACATGACTGACATTTGATGTGCCTGAAGTTTCTTGAGGGTTGGGAGTGGAAGTGCTGCCATGtctttagtgtgtgtgcatgtttgtgggTCTAACCTGTGGACTGTGCGTTTGTCTGTCAGCAGCGTGGATCTGCTGCAGCCTTAACAGCGTCTGACTCTGAATGAGtgcctgctcctcctccacctgctgggTTATCACTTTCAGACGCTCTGGGTGCAGCTGCGTGTCCAAAGAGCGCacctgaacacaaacagtgcaCAGGTGGGTGTTTGTTACATAATGCCCCTCTTCCAAACCCAAAACAAGCCCAATGTATACAAAGGCGTATAAAAACTAACATCTGCTCCtcacctgctcctccagctgcaTACGAGCTGATCGCTCCTTGTCCAGTTGCTGTCGAAGCTCTAACATTtccctcctcagctcctccaccttctcctcctccagtgtgTCTGGAGACCCAATTCCTTCGTCCTTCTCCTCTGCTCGCCTCCTCTTCGGTGATGAACCACTGAACTCCTAAATTAACATAAAGTTAATATTCAATAAACAGTCTGAACAGACAGACAATGCCATTTTGTGAAGAACAGATGTGCTCTAAAACTTGACCGGGTTTGCGTTTAAAAACAGCACACGCTGACTGAGCTAACCTGAACAAATAGCTGGTGGAGGCAGAAAATTAAAACACCAGGTGAACCA encodes the following:
- the LOC113162314 gene encoding transcription factor AP-4-like yields the protein MEYFMMPTEKIPSLQQFKKTEKDVIGGLCSLANIPLSPETAQDQERRIRREIANSNERRRMQSINAGFQSLKTLLPHTDGEKLSKAAILQQTADYIFTLEQEKTQLLAQNNQLKRFIQEFSGSSPKRRRAEEKDEGIGSPDTLEEEKVEELRREMLELRQQLDKERSARMQLEEQVRSLDTQLHPERLKVITQQVEEEQALIQSQTLLRLQQIHAADRQTHSPQVLTPTTPPAPTHHPTVIVPAPTLTHHPHHVTVVTMSPSVHTSTVSTSRQNLDTIVQAIQHIERTQERRASAEEEQRRAVIVSPTHAPMDAVCSDTDTDTEGEDCSMN